The following DNA comes from Mucilaginibacter jinjuensis.
GTCGATCTACTTCGACGTTGAAAAGTACAATCAGAATCACGATTACGGCATACTAAGCGGCCGTAACCTGGAGGATATGCTGAACAATACCAGAAGCCTCGGCGGACAGGATGAGAAGCACGGCAAGCTTGATTTCGCGCTTTGGATTAAAGCCAAACCAGAGCACCTAATGAAATGGCCTTCGCCCTGGGGGCTGGGTTTCCCGGGATGGCATTTGGAGTGCTCGGCGATGAGCCATAAATATTTGGGCGACCAGTTTGATATTCATGGCGGCGGTTTAGATCTGGTGCCTACGCACCATACCAACGAAATTGCCCAGAACGAAGCATGCTTTAACAGAACGCCTGCGCGTTACTGGATCCATACTAATATGCTAACGGTTAACGGCCAGAAAATGTCGAAATCGTTAGGTAATAGTTTCTTGCCTCATGAGTTGTTTACAGGCGATAACCACATCCTCAATAAAGGCTACAGCCCGATGACGGTGCGTTTCTTTATGCTGCAGGCACATTACCGCAGTACTTTAGATTTTGGTAATGAAGCTATGGAGGCATCAGAAAAAGGCTTTAAACGCCTGATGAATGCCTTTAGCTTATTGGATGGATTAAAAGCATCGGCCACAACAGAAGTGGAGATTGCCCCATTGCGCGATCGTTGCTACGAAGCACTGAACGATGATTTTAACAGCCCGGTTCTAATCGCCGAACTGTTTGAGGCATCGCGTATCATCAACTCGGTACATGATGGCAAAATGGCGATTGATGCAGATAA
Coding sequences within:
- the cysS gene encoding cysteine--tRNA ligase; translated protein: MKQSLFVYNTLTRKKEEFIPLNAPHVGMYVCGPTVYSDVHLGNCRTYISFDLIFRYLNHLGYKVRYVRNITDAGHLEDDSDTGEDKISKKAKIAKVEPMEIAQKYTVGFREVLGIFNTLPPSIEPTATGHIIEQIELVKAMLANGSAYEVDGSIYFDVEKYNQNHDYGILSGRNLEDMLNNTRSLGGQDEKHGKLDFALWIKAKPEHLMKWPSPWGLGFPGWHLECSAMSHKYLGDQFDIHGGGLDLVPTHHTNEIAQNEACFNRTPARYWIHTNMLTVNGQKMSKSLGNSFLPHELFTGDNHILNKGYSPMTVRFFMLQAHYRSTLDFGNEAMEASEKGFKRLMNAFSLLDGLKASATTEVEIAPLRDRCYEALNDDFNSPVLIAELFEASRIINSVHDGKMAIDADNLQQLKDLMNVFVTEILGLKNEQASTDELPKVVDFIVNLRNEAKTNRDYATSDKIRDGLQKIGIQLKDSKEGTTWTKI